From Vanrija pseudolonga chromosome 1, complete sequence, a single genomic window includes:
- the Cenpb gene encoding Major centromere autoantigen B translates to MLLATATDTRTRPDLTTQSIVFDDTVTLLKTLSIPPSQTLPSHSIQTSTRQFIMAAPMATPSYLNEEVDFMTMFTNQNDDGESGPAVAQLPYDSTVPAPSLPHVDPLHVFDTPALTPAGWSPIAAHRGQMTHAPYGYQPQMFAPPHFQPVVTPVAQYVEPSALPGARPASAPTPMAPAAGFSAFSGAPGVSTPPPAPTSEGTRPPATAATTTSTGIPSPESAPATSPLSSASVKNEPVAATERAQVRRKRKLTPEDKRRICEIYRNSQGKIRQEDIAKEYSVDRSTISKILNQEDRWLDPEQPNANAALARRPGGRYPAIEEAIHRWLDEAVLEGREVKDTEAREEALKMGLRLGHPHFQASSKWWDGVKRRRLEEGRSMPNMRRVNSQVQPPVVIPSGGLVRSYSAMTMDGAALPHDAYHQFPMHAGPSHYQLVDPSVGVPPGMMLMQAMPIGARARSQSNPQAMPGYVAQQAPSFGPARHQRPSPPRHSPVTPLGRHNSFHGAATANESPSRTAALSRANSSQGRRSPHTRLGASAFGLTPVRGPDPAPVHAVPPLVASTPQASTEQASVSTPTSTGPIDTTVTTPGAALAASSVPSLSPTSGSDGSSDANGPTALGLSPGTPLTPSQATVPAAFSPAEYLDLNGGVPPLVYAAGHHYEPRQAPMMYAHAPLSCVPPAGMVQYTPAPMYPAYEYAVQHPW, encoded by the exons ATGCTTTTGGCCACTGCTACTG ATACACGCACCCGTCCCGACCTAACGACCCAATCCATTGTCTTTGACGACACTGTGACTCTTTTAAAGACGCTGAGCATCCCCCCTTCCCAAACGCTGCCTTCCCATTCAATTCAAACCAGTACACGACAATTCATTATGGCTGCCCCAATGGCTACCCCAAGCTACCTCAACGAAGAGGTTGATTTCATGACAATGTTCACGAACcagaacgacgacggcgagtcggGTCCTGCTGTTGCACAGCTACCCTACGACTCGACCGTGCctgccccctccctccctcacGTCGACCCCCTTCACGTTTTCGACACTCCCGCTCTCACTCCAGCTGGCTGGTCACCGATCGCCGCACACCGAGGACAGATGACCCATGCTCCGTACGGCTACCAGCCTCAGATGTTCGCACCGCCTCACTTCCAGCCAGTGGTGACCCCAGTGGCTCAGTACGTCGAGCCCTCTGCCCTCCCCGGTGCTCGCCCGGCCAGTGCACCAACACCCATGGCCCCGGCCGCTGGATTTTCGGCTTTCAGTGGTGCCCCGGGTGTCTCGACCCCTCCTCCTGCGCCAACAAGCGAGGGTACCCGACCTCCTGCCACGGCCGCtacgaccacctcgacgggCATTCCCAGCCCCGAGTCGGCCCCTGCCACCTCCCCGCTTTCCTCGGCTTCGGTGAAGAATGAGCCTGTCGCTGCTACCGAGCGCGCTCAGGTTcgccgcaagcgcaagctTACCCCAGAGGACAAGCGCCGCATCTGCGAAATCTACCGTAACTCGCAGGGCAAGATTCGTCAGGAGGACATTGCCAAGGAGTACTCGGTCGACCGTTCGACAATCTCGAAGATTCTCAACCAGGAGGACCGCTGgctcgaccccgagcagcccaacgccaacgccgccctTGCTCGTCGCCCCGGTGGCCGCTACCCTGCCATTGAGGAGGCGATTCACCgctggctcgacgaggctgtGCTCGAGGGACGTGAGGTCAAGGACACTGAGGCCAGGGAAGAGGCGCTCAAGATGGGTCTCCGTCTCGGACACCCTCACTTCCAGGCATCATCCAAGTGGTGGGACGGcgtcaagcgccgccgcttggAGGAGGGCCGCTCCATGCCTAACATGCGTCGTGTCAACTCGCAGGTTCAGCCTCCTGTTGTTATCCCCAGCGGTGGCCTCGTGCGCTCCTACTCGGCCATGACGATGGACGGTGCCGCCTTGCCGCATGACGCATACCACCAGTTCCCTATGCACGCGGGTCCGAGCCACTACCAGCTGGTCGACCCtagcgtcggcgtgccccCTGGCATGATGCTCATGCAGGCCATGCCAATTGGCGCACGTGCACGGTCGCAGTCGAACCCTCAGGCCATGCCAGGATACGTTGCCCAGCAGGCGCCATCCTTCGGCCCCGCTCGCCACCAGCGTccgtcgcctcctcgccactCGCCCGTCACCCCCTTGGGCCGTCACAACTCGTTCCACGGTGCTGCTACCGCCAACGAGTCACCTTCCCGCACTGCCGCTCTTTCACGAGCAAACTCGAGCCAGGGTCGCCGCTCCCCCCATACACGATTGGGAGCTTCGGCCTTCGGTCTCACACCGGTGCGCGGGCCGGATCCCGCCCCGGTACACGCTGTTCCGCCTCTTGTTGCCAGTACACCCCAGGCATCGACGGAGCAGGCTTCCGTTTCCACTCCCACTTCTACAGGACCCATCGACACGACTGTCACgacccccggcgccgccctggccgcTTCGTCTGTCCCTAGCctctcgcccacctcgggctcggatGGCTCGTCGGACGCCAACGGCCCTACCGCCCTTGGGCTCTCGCCTGGCACCCCTCTCACCCCCTCGCAGGCGACTGTGCCCGCAGCGTTCAGCCCGGCCGAGtacctcgacctcaacgGTGGAGTCCCTCCGCTCGTGTACGCTGCCGGTCATCACTACGAGCCCCGCCAGGCGCCCATGATGTACGCCCACGCCCCTCTCTCTTGCGTTCCCCCTGCCGGAATGGTGCAATACACGCCCGCACCAATGTACCCTGCGTACGAGTATGCTGTCCAGCACCCGTGGTGA
- the c1d gene encoding Nuclear nucleic acid-binding protein C1D — MSDDPRASLTALDDTLDHLEAALAPLFARPWSETLAGLGPLERAKADVLLAYAINDLVWVYLKSRGLNPETHDVSKELERIRGYYGKVKDAENPGAARRTTIDKAAAHRFVVAAIPASQRQQQSPANANAALAARQAAAAYEDVGRASRFKHVATEVERLVPGEPGEDVEMEDAGDAEAGGDSDASAAELLLSVDAEIEADAAGGAGEEVVQEEKEAEGKSGRRRSGKRKRAEDLA, encoded by the exons ATGTCAGACGACCCCCGCGCAAGCctcacggcgctcgacgacacgctcgaccacctcgaagctgcgctcgcgccgctcttTGCGCGCCCATGGTccgagacgctcgccggCCTGGGGCCGCTGGAacgcgccaaggccgacgtgctGCTCGCGTATGCGATCAACGACCTTGTTTGGG TGTACCTCAAGTCCCGCGGCCTCAACCCCGAAACGCACGACGTCagcaaggagctcgagagGATACGCGGGTACTATGGCAAGGTGAAGGACGCGGAGAACCCCGGTG CAGCCCGCCGGACAACAatcgacaaggccgccgcacaccgcttcgtcgtcgccgcgatCCCCGCCtcgcagcgccagcagcaaaGCCCAGCgaacgccaacgccgcgctcgcggcgcgccaggcggcagcggcgtacGAGGACGTCGGGCGCGCAAGCAGGTTCAAGCACGTCGcgaccgaggtcgagcggctcgTGCCCGGCGAGCCGGGCGAGGATGTTGAGATGGAGGATGCCGGGGATGCcgaggcaggcggcgactcggacgcctccgccgccgagctgctgttATCCGTCGATGCGGAGATCGAGGCTGATGcggctggcggtgccggcgaggaggtcgtgcaggaggagaaggaagCGGAGGGCAAGAGcgggagaaggaggagcggGAAGAggaagcgcgccgaggactTGGCTTAA
- the cbf11 gene encoding Transcription factor cbf11 produces MADQDLHLLDDNPNATPLDLLLNAITGTDPYHFAAEGEGEERGEQLPMYLDPGLESGELEAGSSRKRALESPRLERVTKAPRLTPLTQGVLHDFSTVEVWHPKTGQKSYGKERRIIQPPPTLRVTGPLLPHLTAVTLSAGPSAGDSPVFSSQTHRVGHTSEREPPASFYAGGGKKAERDDKRRIMRHAAAKTGWGGTLPWERSREDMKARDELAEGLAFPGLWVGEDPSKSKEFRLQLTIGDPGATENGETAAAVVVESAVLEPATIAEAAALDTAAPLDADSLHQVLGDAVIATMGDIPDAVDEPAPLVDHLGQASLATLEETQPTLATATTAEQPDSEPKSQEIAPPKPWATFVSDPLTLVSKPSQKTAKARSMASCLSTTDAFALWVRVNAQTVRTKYMKIDGGESESEVPELAARAGKWSPFRFEVLRRAAPPETEDKNPRARFKLDVDREAGVVTYGSIVCLVDVHSGVRTAPILLVRVDKNEAVVGGDHGHPVSELQRVGLVRVLDNYEVDLEGGSRWYLSAPGALAGAGEVKVTRQRGVKTDGSQATAESSTSQQPVPETLSSLETLATDAASQEPSGEPRKRKKKTKRHALAKAAIDEEEQGSTQASLTWNPSKRREGEQAASAGKGTTTNAVTIETVDDFMCWVLGGVACFSYSFFNGGADGNSLPAGPLDPVPRLLADPVYQPEHNALDITLSHFFVPDAAGGVAQPFSVYLGPIGPLPFTTWRSVAPKDKYYDPATVYPAIHYDGSETDSQQPGAPDGRRVYSNFPYSVPHVIANVDLPDPDEVARVIQEYAAPYAGGAAQPVDAIAPPPDQVEAEPTEAPDTAAATAAAAVAADDNSWLGVMGPAGELTIQEALRNAGKSDLGLGGSADATQPADAPVDAATFELEHLPSDLIAPTLDLAGVNGNDDATAADAPAGGAQLASATASGAPSTVALSRPEPASREGGNAQHLPILLVRPDGAGHGIGWSVVVQRALDSQQQPATPGASAPWVSAGSWPFLWNMPWLKGGRESALPFTWSQRRNGGIGVRTGLRT; encoded by the exons ATGGCAGACCAGGACCTGCAtctgctcgacgacaacccgaacgcgacgccgctcgacctcctcctcaatgCCATCACAGGTACAGATCCGTACCATttcgccgccgagggcgagggcgaggagcggggcGAGCAGCTGCCCATGTACCTCGACCCAGGGCTAGAGagtggcgagctcgaggcagGAAGCAGTCGGAAACGCGCCCTCGAGTCGCCCAGACTCGAACGCGTCACCAAAGCCCCTCGCCTGACACCACTCACGCAAGGTGTGCTCCATGATTTCTCGACAGTCGAGGTGTGGCACCCGAAGACTGGCCAAAAGAGCTACGGCAAGGAGAGGAG GATAATCCAGCCCCCGCCAACACTGCGAGTCACGGGACCGCTCCTACCACACCTGACGGCAGTGACGTTGTCGGCGGGCCCGAGCGCCGGAGATTCCCCGGTCTTCTCGAGCCAGACCCATCGGGTGGGGcacacgagcgagcgcgagccgccTGCGTCGTTCTACGCGGGCGGAGGGAAGAAGGCCGAACGGGACGACAAGCGCCGGATCATGCGtcatgccgccgccaagacTGGGTGGGGCGGTACGCTGCCGTGGGAGCGGAGCAGGGAGGACATGAAGGCGCgagacgagctggccgagggcCTGGCGTTCCCCGGCCTCTGGGTCGGCGAGGACCCGAGCAAGAGTAAGGAGTTCCGGCTCCAGCTCACGATCGGTGACCCAGGCGCGACGGAGAATGGAgagacggcagcggcggtggttGTGGAATCGGCAGTCCTCGAGCCCGCGACAATAGCTGAGGCTGCTGccctcgacacggcggcgccgctcgacgccgactcgctgCATCAAGTGCTGGGCGACGCGGTGATCGCGACGATGGGCGATATCCCCGATgctgtcgacgagccggctccgctcgtcgaccacctgGGACAAGCGAGTctcgcgacgctcgaggagACACAGCCGACGCTGGCCACGGCAACAACGGCAGAACAACCTGATTCCGAGCCTAAATCGCAGGAAATCGCCCCGCCAAAACCATGGGCCACGTTCGTGTCCGACCCGCTCACGCTCGTGTCCAAGCCGTCGCAGAAGACGGCCAAGGCGCGGTCCATGGCCAGCTGTCTGTCCACGACcgacgcgttcgcgctcTGGGTGCGCGTGAATGCGCAGACTGTGCGCACAAAGTACATGAAGATCGATGGTGGtgagagcgagagcgaggtgcCCGAGCTTGCTGCGCGTGCAGGCAAGTGGTCGCCGTTCCGCTTTGAGGTGCtccggcgcgctgcgcccccCGAGACGGAGGACAAGaacccgcgcgcgcggttcaagctcgacgtcgaccgcgaggccggcgtggtTACCTACGGCTCTATCGTCTGCCTCGTCGATGTGCACTCTGGTGTACGAACGGCTCCGATACTGCTTGTCCGAGTGGACAAGAACGAGGCGGTCGTAGGCGGCGACCACGGACATCCCGTTAGTGAGCTTCAGCGCGTCGGGCTGGtccgcgtgctcgacaacTACGAGGTCGACCTGGAGGGAGGGAGCAGATGGTATCTCTCCGCGCCGGGCGCTctggccggcgccggcgaggtcaaggtcacACGGCAGAGAGGAGTAAAGACAGACGGGAGCCAGGCGACCGCCGAGAGTTCGACGTCGCAGCAGCCTGTGCCTGAGACGCTGAGCAGCTTGGAGACGCTGGCGACAGATGCCGCAAGCCAAGAGCCGTCTGGGGAACCGCGCAAACGAAAGAAGAAGACCAAGCGacacgccctcgccaaggctgccATCGATGAGGAGGAACAGGGCAGCACGCAGGCCAGTCTTACTTGGAACCCGTCAAAACGGAGAGAAGGGGAGCAAGCAGCGAGTGCAGGCAAGGGGACGACAACAAACGCAGTCACTATCGAGACCGTGGACGACTTTATGTGCTGGGTGCTTGGGGGTGTTG CGTGCTTCTCATACTCGTTCTTCAACGGCGGGGCCGACGGCAACAGCCTTCCAGCTGGCCCACTCGACCCCGTTCCCCGCCTCCTGGCCGACCCAGTGTACCAGCCCGAGCACAATGCGCTCGACATCACCCTGTCCCACTTCTTCgtccccgacgccgctggaGGAGTCGCCCAGCCGTTCAGCGTCTACCTCGGCCCAATAGGCCCACTCCCATTCACGACTTGGAGATCTGTCGCGCCGAAAGACAAGTACTACGACCCAGCCACAGTCTACCCCGCCATCCACTATGACGGCTCAGAAACAGACTCGCAGCAGCCTGGAGCTCCTGATGGCCGGCGAGTGTACTCAAACTTTCCATACAGTGTTCCACACGTCATCGCCAACGTTGACCTGCCTgaccccgacgaggtcgcgcgcgtcatTCAGGAGTACGCCGCGCCgtacgctggcggcgcggcgcagccggtcgacgccatcgcaCCACCTCCCGACCAAGTCGAGGCTGAACCGACCGAGGCACCAGACACGGCTGcggctactgctgctgcagcagttgctgccgacgacaacTCGTGGCTTGGAGTCATGGGTCCCGCTGGAGAGCTTACGATTCAAGAGGCACTTCGCAATGCGGGCAAGAGCGACCTCGGCttgggcggcagcgccgatGCGACGCAaccagctgacgcccccgtcgacgccgctacgtttgagctcgagcacctgcCCAGCGACCTTATCGCGCCTACGCTCGACTTGGCAGGTGTCAACGGCAATGACGACGCGACGGCTGCTGATGCTCCCGCCGGCGGGGCCCAGCTGGCCTCCGCCACAGCGTCTGGCGCGCCTTCAACAGTAGCCTTGAGCCGGCCCGAGCCGGCTAGCAGGGAGGGCGGCAACGCGCAGCACCTTCCAATCCTGCTTGTGCGGCCCGATGGAGCAGGACATGGCATTGGCTGGAGTGTCGTCGtacagcgcgcgctcgatTCGCAGCAGCAACCAGCCACACCGGGCGCCAGTGCACCCTGGG TCTCGGCTGGTAGCTGGCCGTTCCTCTGGAACATGCCGTGGCTGAAGGGCGGGCGTGAGTCGGCCCTGCCGTTTACGTGGTCCCAGCGGAGGAACGGTGGAATAGGTGTGCGGACGGGGCTGCGGACCTAA
- the Ndufa4 gene encoding Cytochrome c oxidase subunit NDUFA4 translates to MAQAWRAVFSAATTTASSHQVTTPYAAAEPLRHPGHTRWVPVETLPIFAVVGGAVIGAGYYLARLSQGSEVVWDRHGDWKPWDKIKQDQNTKFITVHPEFWQKRKEEVKTNASQ, encoded by the exons ATGGCGCAGGCCTGGCGTGCAGTTTTCTCTGCCGCCACGACAACGGCCAGTAGTCACCAGGTTACAACCccctacgccgccgccgagccgctccGACACCCGGGCCACACT CGTTGGGTCCCCGTCGAGACCCTCCCCATCTTCGC cgtcgtcggcggtgccgTCATCGGTGCTGGCTActacctcgcccgcctctCGCAGGGCTCCGAGGTCGTCTGGGACCGCCACGGTGACTGGAAGCCTTGGGACAAG ATCAAGCAGGACCAGAACACCAAGTTCATCACTGTTCACCCCGAGTTCTGgcagaagcgcaaggaggaggtcaAGACCAACGCTTCGCAGTAA
- the yars gene encoding Tyrosine--tRNA ligase, cytoplasmic produces MANDELEFAQATNEVTVTIPLSPENEERFSLITRNLQEFTGGDIIRKVLADGETPRLYWGTAITGRPHIAYCVPIVKIADFLNAGVHVKILLADLHGFLDANKSSWETLKHRVVYYSNLLHAVFTTIGVPTNKLEFVQGTTYQLTPEYTLDMYKYHNLTTTKAAEHAGADVVKESESPLMSSLLYPGLQALDEQYLDVHAQFGGVDQRKIFMYAAHFLPKMGYAKRAHLMNQMVPGLTGAKMSSSEPKSKIDFLDSEAEVKSKLKGAVCAPGEVEGNGVLAFLRAVLIPIQKLREDAARAEGKERFTGEGSFPDPQAPLGTIFSIKRPEKFGGDLHFPSYEALEAAYAKQEFHPQDLKNAVADALVKVLGPIRAAFEANPAWQEAERLGYPDSSVSAAAIEAAKKNAAKKEPKKKVEKSNKPPTEEERAALRAKKEEEKAAKAAAKAAAAGPSAAVLNTNLPKLKLLSKGKVRDIYALPDAKDADKLLFVATDRISAFDVIMENGIPQKGATLTTLSSFWFHKLRHIIPNHVLTPSLEGDSPAVLSGATAWEEFPRSLDEYRDQLEGRSMIVKKGEVVKIEAIVRGYITGSAWSEYKKSQTVHGIPMPAGLVESQKLPKPIFTPSTKADLGEHDENIHPDKVKDITGPELAAEIEKVAVQLYTEAAAYALERGLILADTKFEFGLIPGADGKKQLILIDEALTPDSSRYWAASAYKEGQPQDSFDKQYLRDWLINSGKKAQEGVSLPEDVVAGTKAKYEEARDRVMGRGAFAK; encoded by the exons ATGgccaacgacgagctcgagtttgCCCAGGCCACGAACGAGGTCACCGTGACCATCCCCCTCTCGCCCGAGAACGAGGAGCGCTTCAGCCTCATCACGCGCAACCTCCAGGAGTTCACCGGCGGCGACATTATCCGCAAGGTGCTCGCTGACGGCGAGACGCCGCGTCTCTACTGGG GTACTGCCATTACTGGCCGCC CCCACATCGCCTACTGCGTGCCCATTGTCAAGATTGCCGACTTCCTCAACGCCGGCGTTCAT GTCAAGATCCTCCTTGCTG AT CTCCACGGCTTCCTCGACGCGAACAAGTCGTCATGGGAGACGCTCAAGCACCGTGTCGTCTACTACTCCAACCTGCTCCACGCCGTCTTTACCACTATCGGCGTGCCCACTAACAAGCTCGAGTTTGTCCAGGGCACGACCTACCAGCTCACCCCCGAGTACACCCTCGACATGTACAA GTACCACAACCTGACCAccaccaaggccgccgagcacgctgGTGCCGACGTCGTCAAGGAGTCCGAGTCGCCCCTCATGTCGTCGCTCCTCTACCCCGGTCTCcaggccctcgacgagcagtACCTCGATGTCCACGCCCAGTTCGGTGGTGTTGACCAGCGCAAGATCTTCATGTACGCCGCCCACTTCCTCCCCAAGATGGGCTACGCCAAGCGCGCACACCTCATGAACCAGATGGTCCCCGGTCTTACCGGCGCCAagatgtcgtcgtccgagcccAAGTCCAAGATCGACTTCCTCGACtctgaggccgaggtcaagtCCAAGCTCAAGGGTGCCGTCTGCGCCcccggcgaggtcgagggcaaCGGTGTTCTTGCCTTCCTCCGCGCCGTGCTCATCCCCATTCAGAAGCTCCGCGAGGATGCCGCTCgtgccgagggcaaggagcgctTCACTGGCGAGGGCAGCTTCCCCGACCCCCAGGCTCCTCTCGGCACCATCTTCTCGATCAAGCGCCCTGAGAAGTTCGGTGGTGACCTCCACTTCCCTTCGtacgaggcgctcgaggccgcgtACGCCAAGCAGGAGTTCCACCCCCAGGACCTGAAgaacgccgtcgccgacgccctcgtcaaGGTCCTCGGCCCCATCCGTGCCGCCTTTGAGGCCAACCCTGCCTGGCAGGAGGCTGAGAGGCTCGGCTACCCCGACTCGTCTGtctctgccgccgccatcgaggctgccaagaagaacgccgccaagaaggagcccaagaagaaggtcgagaAGAGCAACAAGCCTCCtaccgaggaggagcgcgctgCTCTTAgggccaagaaggaggaggagaaggccgcgaaggccgctgccaaggctgctgccgccggtcCCAGCGCTGCTGTCCTCAACACCAACCTccccaagctcaagctcctcTCCAAGGGCAAGGTTAGGGACATTTACGCTCTccccgacgccaaggacgccgacaagctcctCTTCGTTGCCACCGACAGGATAAGCGCGTTCGATGTCATCATGGAGAAC GGCATTCCCCAGAAGGGCGCCACTCTCACCACCCTGTCCTCGTTCTGGTTCCACAAGCTCCGCCACATCATCCCCAACCACGTCCTCACTCCCTCATTGGAGGGCGACTCGCCTGCTGTTCTCTCGGGCGCCACTGCGTGGGAGGAGTTcccccgctcgctcgacgagtaccgcgaccagctcgagggcCGCAGCATGATTGTTAAGAAGGGCGAGGTTGTCAAGATTGAGGCCATTGTCCGTGGCTACATCACTG GCTCCGCATGGTCCGAGTACAAGAAGTCGCAGACTGTTCACGGCATCCCCATGCCcgctggcctcgtcgagtcTCAAAAGCTCCCCAAGCCCATCTTCACCCCCTCgaccaaggccgacctcggcgagcacgacgagaaCATCCACCccgacaaggtcaaggacaTCACTggccccgagctcgccgccgagattGAGAAGGTCGCTGTCCAGCTCTACACTGAGGCTGCTGCCTACGCTCTTGAGCGcggcctcatcctcgccgacaccaagTTTGAGTTTGGCCTCATccccggtgccgacggcaagaagcAGCTCATCCTCATCGATGAGGCGCTTACGCCCGACTCGTCGCGCTACTGGGCCGCTTCCGCCTACAAGGAGGGCCAGCCCCAGGACTCGTTTGACAAGCAGTACCTCCGCGACTGGCTCATCAACTCGGGCAAGAAGGCGCAGGAGGGTGTCTCGCTTCCCGAGGACGTTGTTGCCGGCACCAAGGCAAAGTACGAGGAGGCCCGTGACCGTGTCATGGGCCGCGGTGCCTTTGCCAAGTAG
- the gstB_0 gene encoding Glutathione S-transferase GST-60: MPHYTLYGFNNSASTSIHWILAELAPLGATYDIVDINLRAGEQKAASYLALNAKGRVPTLTFDNGKPVTETGAIAALLAEAYPAAKLAITSAEGFDAHAFYLETLVYVLNSHLPAMRDWMYAGKDGAEKYAHGVRLFTLPRLKANFEFFDKQLAKTQFIAGDRPTIADFIFAPTVTWAKGLDVIAVRYPNLKAYLARMRARDSWKAVLAREGVDPQLADWEKPYLEL; encoded by the coding sequence ATGCCCCACTACACGCTGTACGGCTTCAAcaactcggcgtcgacgtcgatccACTggatcctcgccgagctggcgccgctgggcgcGACGTACGACATTGTCGACATCAACCTGCGCGCCGGGGAGCAGAAGGCGGCGTCCTACCTGGCGCTGAATGCCAAGGGGCGCGTGCCTACGCTCACCTTTGACAACGGCAAGCCCGTCACCGAGACGGGCGCGATTGCGGCcttgctcgccgaggcgtaccctgccgccaagctcgcgaTCACCTCGGCCGAGGGCTTTGACGCGCACGCATTCTACCTCGAGACGCTGGTCTACGTGCTCAACTCGCACCTGCCGGCGATGCGCGACTGGATGTACGCGggcaaggacggcgccgagaagTATGCGCACGGCGTGCGCCTCTTCACGCTGCCGCGCCTCAAGGCGAACTTCGAGTTCTTCGacaagcagctcgccaagacgcAGTTCATCGCCGGCGACCGGCCCACCATCGCAGACTTCATCTTCGCGCCGACCGTCACCTGGGCCAAGGGGCTCGACGTCATCGCCGTCAGATACCCCAACCTCAAGGCGTACCTCGCccgcatgcgcgcgcgcgacagcTGGAAGGcggtcctcgcgcgcgagggcgtcgaccccCAGCTCGCAGACTGGGAGAAGCCGTACCTCGAGCTGtag
- the MCR1 gene encoding NADH-cytochrome b5 reductase 2 gives MPPLIRASALRPVLQSTLQLQLRQLATRRASRSAPTPPPAAPPKPPRSLTGAYLTLAVFFAGSAIAFAYKMQEDEKMLAPYSYTQHRVGANTLLTPQHALLRVPLTPDEERLFDNLPNLVTVHHVMLGAPQIQIERPYTPINDGRLGDLELVVKRVPGGEVGRLAHSLKPGAEVAMRGPLQTFNLDQSQYDTVVMISTGTAVAPFLQLLSKAHPANTNFRLLHALPNPGKEDWATRFLEPLQAKWGDQLHVQRIPPGAVAKSDVQAALKDAGRVLVLVCLPPTLMQPLCGYLTPTLQQGPLTGLLRDIGLRPDQVKKLE, from the exons atGCCGCCATTAATACGCGCCAGCGCGCTGCGCCCGGTGCTGCAAAGCACTCTCCAGCTACAGCTACGGCAGCtcgcgacacggcgcgcgtcgcgctccgcTCCAACcccaccgccagcagcgccgccaaagccgccgcgctccctcACAGGCGCGTACCTAACCCTCGCGGTCTTCTTCGCCGGCAGCGCGATAGCGTTCGCGTACAAGATgcaggaggacgagaagatGCTCGCGCCGTACAGCTACACGCAGCACCGTGTGGGCGCGAACACGCTCTTAACGCCACAGCATGCGCTGCTCCGCGTGCCGCTCACGccggacgaggagcgcctgTTCGATAACCTGCCCAACCTGGTAACGGTGCACCACGTcatgctcggcgcgccgcagaTCCAGATCGAGCGCCCGTACACCCCCATCAACGATGGGCggcttggcgacctcgagctcgtcgtcaagcGCGTGCCCGGTGGAGAGGTCGGCCGGCTCGCGCACTCCCTCAAGCCTGGAGCCGAGGTGGCCATGCGCGGCCCGCTGCAGACTTTCAACCTCGACCAGAGCCAGTACGACACGGTCGTCATG ATATCGACgggcaccgccgtcgcgccgttcCTCCAGCTGCTGAGCAAAGCTCACCCCGCGAACACGAACTTCAGGCTCCTCCACGCCTTGCCTAATCCCGGCAAAGAGGACTGGGCGACCCGCTTCCTCGAGCCCCTACAGGCCAAGTGGGGCGACCAGCTCCACGTACAGCGTATCCCGCCTGGCGCGGTTGCCAAATCGGATGTGCAGGCCGCGCTGAAGGACGCCGgccgcgtgctcgtgctcgtctgCTTGCCGCCCAC CCTCATGCAGCCCCTCTGCGGATACCTCACCCCCACACTGCAGCAGGGCCCGTTGACCGGCCTGCTGAGGGACATTGGCCTGCGCCCCGACCAggtcaagaagctcgagtAG